The following proteins are co-located in the Alcaligenes faecalis genome:
- the hisM gene encoding histidine ABC transporter permease HisM produces the protein MDVLNEFWRAYLYQSNGQLSGLAMTLWLLVISVVIGFFLSIFMAIGRVSGKAWLSRPIGAFTYFFRGTPLYVQILLIYTAMYKLAIVKSVPALEAFFMSGFNCMVLALTLNTVGYTTEIFAGAIRSMPPGEVESARAYGMSGWTLYRRVILPQALRRVLPAYSNEVVLMLHATSLAFTATVPDLLKIARDANAATYQTFTSYGIAALIYLCVSFILVGAFRIVEKRQMAFLNH, from the coding sequence TGGCGCGCCTACCTGTACCAAAGCAATGGTCAGCTCTCGGGCTTGGCCATGACACTGTGGCTGCTGGTGATCTCGGTCGTGATCGGCTTTTTCCTGTCTATTTTCATGGCCATTGGCCGTGTTTCGGGCAAGGCCTGGCTGTCGCGCCCTATCGGTGCCTTCACCTATTTTTTCCGTGGCACCCCCTTGTACGTGCAGATTCTGCTGATCTACACCGCCATGTACAAGCTGGCCATCGTCAAGTCCGTGCCTGCATTGGAAGCCTTTTTCATGAGCGGCTTTAACTGCATGGTTCTGGCACTGACCTTGAATACCGTGGGCTATACCACCGAGATTTTTGCCGGTGCCATCCGGTCCATGCCTCCTGGCGAAGTCGAGTCGGCCCGCGCCTATGGCATGTCCGGCTGGACCTTGTACCGCCGTGTAATTTTGCCGCAAGCCCTGCGCCGTGTCCTGCCTGCTTACAGCAATGAAGTGGTCCTGATGCTGCATGCTACCTCGCTGGCCTTTACCGCCACGGTTCCTGACTTGCTCAAGATCGCGCGAGATGCCAATGCGGCCACGTACCAGACCTTTACCTCCTACGGGATTGCTGCACTGATTTACCTGTGCGTGTCCTTTATTTTGGTGGGTGCTTTCCGTATTGTGGAAAAGCGCCAGATGGCATTTTTGAATCACTAA
- a CDS encoding DUF1641 domain-containing protein codes for MVDVVSLLADLVDMSDDYMLEKLMKGFEEGVGAAWSVGNAARMAADQVRATETTPTLMGLIRLAKEPEVRRGLTFFLMMAGVMGRQMRYQNLDHMGD; via the coding sequence GTGGTGGATGTGGTGTCCCTGCTGGCTGATCTGGTCGATATGAGCGACGACTATATGCTCGAAAAACTCATGAAGGGCTTTGAGGAGGGGGTAGGGGCCGCCTGGTCGGTTGGCAACGCTGCACGTATGGCTGCGGACCAGGTGAGGGCTACCGAGACAACCCCGACCCTGATGGGGCTTATACGCCTGGCCAAGGAGCCGGAAGTGCGACGTGGTCTGACGTTCTTTCTGATGATGGCCGGTGTGATGGGGCGCCAGATGCGCTATCAGAACCTGGACCATATGGGGGATTGA